Proteins from a single region of Pseudomonas sp. 10S4:
- a CDS encoding DUF6916 family protein, with translation MLEQVQDQHFQTLLGQTTTLRLPDGSELPIHIDSLEQKPRSQLPNSERVPFGVGFNSLEPTEFVDGLCALELPGLGAVQDIFVSRVPAMGRDPAVGYFYIAFN, from the coding sequence ATGCTGGAACAGGTTCAAGACCAACACTTCCAAACGCTGCTGGGCCAGACCACCACTTTGCGTTTGCCCGATGGCAGTGAACTGCCGATCCATATCGACAGCCTTGAGCAAAAACCCCGCTCACAGTTGCCCAACAGCGAACGCGTGCCGTTTGGTGTCGGGTTCAACAGCCTCGAACCTACGGAGTTTGTGGACGGGCTATGTGCGCTGGAACTGCCCGGGCTGGGCGCGGTGCAGGATATTTTTGTATCCCGCGTACCGGCGATGGGGCGGGATCCGGCGGTGGGGTATTTCTATATTGCGTTTAATTGA
- a CDS encoding sulfotransferase family protein yields the protein MKGLQQFHFISGLPRSGSTLLSAILLQNPRFHAGMTSPVGSLFSSVLDQCSAGSEFGAVIDTGLRRRLLRGLFDSFYADKADKPVVFDTNRLWSSRLPAINDLFPKAKVIACVRNVAWVMDSLERLYRANPYENTKLFVDAAERNTVYSRCETLAQRNRLVGFAWAALKEAYYGEQAESLLIVDYDLLTQAPERVLRLVYDFIEEPWFEHDFNNLAYDAPEFDQGLGIAGLHKVKPKVELQTRRTILPPDLFKQYAELSFWLDGSASAANVIRMKADAAIS from the coding sequence GTGAAGGGATTGCAGCAGTTCCACTTTATCTCCGGCTTGCCGCGTTCAGGCTCCACCCTGCTTTCTGCGATTCTTTTGCAGAATCCGCGTTTTCACGCCGGTATGACCAGCCCGGTCGGTTCTCTCTTCAGCAGCGTCCTTGATCAATGCAGCGCCGGCAGCGAGTTTGGTGCGGTGATCGATACCGGCCTGCGTCGCCGTCTGCTTCGCGGATTGTTCGACTCTTTCTACGCCGACAAGGCCGACAAACCAGTGGTGTTCGACACCAATCGGTTGTGGAGCTCGCGGCTGCCGGCCATCAACGACCTGTTTCCCAAAGCCAAGGTGATTGCCTGTGTGCGCAATGTCGCCTGGGTGATGGACAGTCTCGAACGCCTCTACCGCGCCAATCCTTATGAAAACACCAAGCTGTTTGTCGACGCGGCTGAGCGCAACACCGTTTATAGCCGTTGCGAAACCCTCGCTCAGCGCAATCGCCTGGTGGGTTTTGCCTGGGCGGCGCTCAAGGAAGCGTATTACGGCGAACAGGCCGAGTCGTTGTTGATCGTCGATTACGACCTGCTGACCCAGGCCCCGGAGCGGGTGCTGCGGCTGGTTTACGACTTCATCGAAGAGCCGTGGTTCGAGCACGATTTCAACAACCTGGCATATGACGCGCCGGAATTCGATCAAGGCCTTGGGATCGCGGGCCTGCACAAGGTCAAACCCAAGGTTGAACTGCAAACCAGGCGCACCATTCTGCCGCCGGACTTGTTCAAGCAATACGCGGAGTTGTCCTTTTGGCTCGATGGTTCAGCCAGCGCCGCCAATGTCATTCGTATGAAAGCCGACGCCGCGATCAGTTAA
- a CDS encoding GNAT family N-acetyltransferase, whose amino-acid sequence MANNGAVAADGLVVRPSRASDGPFLQSLYQAARPDLQWIDGEPERVEALVAQQFRVQEQGIEAEYPNAMHYVVEKLDTPIGALTTDFGPNEIRVLYLAFIPQARGQGYGRTVLQGVQKAAQQIRCPVATVVWASNPHARRHYLALGFAVEECNPAAERLVWYPQG is encoded by the coding sequence ATGGCGAACAACGGTGCAGTGGCGGCGGACGGTTTGGTGGTGCGGCCTTCGCGGGCCAGTGACGGGCCCTTTCTGCAAAGTCTGTATCAGGCGGCCAGGCCCGATCTGCAATGGATCGACGGCGAGCCCGAACGGGTGGAAGCGTTGGTAGCGCAGCAGTTTCGGGTGCAGGAGCAAGGGATCGAGGCTGAATATCCCAACGCGATGCATTACGTGGTGGAAAAACTCGACACACCCATCGGCGCGCTGACCACGGATTTCGGCCCCAATGAAATTCGTGTGTTGTACCTGGCGTTCATTCCTCAAGCTCGCGGCCAGGGGTATGGCCGCACGGTGCTGCAAGGGGTGCAAAAAGCCGCACAGCAAATCCGCTGCCCGGTGGCGACGGTGGTCTGGGCGAGCAACCCCCATGCGCGTCGGCATTACCTGGCGCTGGGGTTTGCGGTCGAGGAGTGCAATCCGGCGGCGGAGCGGTTGGTGTGGTATCCGCAGGGTTAG
- a CDS encoding phage tail protein has protein sequence MDVFMGTVMTFGFNYAPNGWALCNGQIMNIQQYQALYALLGTVYGGNGSQTFGLPNLQSRLPICQGTGPGLTTRVMGENSGTESITATLNNLPNHTHTLTGITATTTLQLANPASNPASVPTATNAYLGASGGGPGLATIYSDAQGASPVALKGAATTVSGSVSPTGTGLPMDSMNPFLVLNFSIALQGSFPSRN, from the coding sequence ATGGACGTATTTATGGGTACCGTCATGACGTTTGGCTTTAACTATGCGCCCAACGGTTGGGCCTTGTGTAACGGTCAGATCATGAACATCCAGCAGTATCAAGCCTTGTATGCGCTACTGGGGACCGTGTATGGCGGTAACGGCAGCCAGACGTTCGGGCTGCCCAACCTGCAAAGTCGCCTGCCGATCTGCCAGGGCACCGGCCCGGGTCTGACCACGCGCGTCATGGGTGAAAACTCAGGCACAGAGAGCATCACCGCCACCCTCAACAACCTGCCCAACCACACCCACACCCTGACAGGGATCACGGCGACCACCACTCTGCAACTGGCCAACCCGGCGAGCAACCCGGCGAGCGTTCCCACCGCGACCAATGCCTACCTCGGCGCCTCGGGTGGCGGGCCAGGTCTGGCGACCATCTACTCCGATGCCCAGGGTGCCTCGCCTGTTGCGCTCAAAGGCGCGGCCACCACGGTTTCCGGCTCCGTTTCGCCCACCGGCACCGGCCTGCCGATGGACAGCATGAACCCGTTTCTGGTGCTGAACTTCAGCATCGCGCTGCAAGGCTCGTTCCCTTCCCGCAACTGA
- a CDS encoding MFS transporter, with product MTSLTAPAPFAVASPTAVTPPVFGLRIIIGLVGVLLAVLVSGLNEMVTKVALADIRGALAIGYDEGTWLVASYTATSVAAMAFAPWCSVTFSLRRFTLYAIGIFTLLGVLCPFAPNYESLLLMRILQGLAGGALPPMLMTVALRFLPANVKLYGLAGYALTATFGPGLGTPLAGLWTEYVGWQWTFWQIIAPCLIAMAAVAYGLPQDPLRLERLKQFNWRGLLLGFPAICMLVIGILQGNRLDWFESSLICFLLGGGLLLLVLFLINEWSQPIPFFKLQMLGIRNLSFALMTLAGVLVVLLAVVIIPSSYLAQVQGYRPIQTAPIMLLAALPQLIALPLVAALCNLRWVDCRWVLGIGLSMLALSCLGGSQLTSAWIRDDFYLLQLLQIFGQPMAVLPLLMLSTGSITPMEGPFASAWFNTVKGLAAVIATGVLDALTTSRQHFHSTMLVDSLGNSPLADSDSAGLAHRLHEQAVVLTSSDLYLCMAGVAVALILLIFWLPTRIYPPRAPT from the coding sequence ATGACTTCCCTCACGGCCCCGGCCCCTTTCGCCGTGGCCAGCCCCACCGCCGTCACGCCACCGGTCTTCGGTCTGCGGATCATCATCGGTCTGGTGGGCGTGTTGCTGGCGGTGCTGGTGTCCGGCCTGAACGAGATGGTGACCAAAGTCGCGTTGGCCGACATTCGCGGCGCGCTGGCCATCGGTTACGACGAAGGCACCTGGCTGGTCGCCAGTTACACCGCGACCTCGGTGGCGGCGATGGCGTTTGCGCCGTGGTGTTCGGTGACGTTCTCGTTGCGGCGTTTCACTCTCTACGCCATCGGCATCTTCACCTTGCTCGGCGTGCTGTGCCCGTTCGCACCGAATTACGAAAGCCTGTTGCTCATGCGCATCTTGCAAGGCCTGGCCGGCGGGGCATTGCCGCCGATGCTGATGACCGTTGCGCTGCGTTTCCTGCCGGCCAACGTCAAGCTTTACGGCCTGGCCGGTTATGCCCTGACCGCGACATTCGGCCCCGGCCTCGGCACACCATTGGCCGGGTTGTGGACCGAGTACGTCGGCTGGCAATGGACCTTTTGGCAAATCATCGCACCGTGCCTGATCGCCATGGCGGCGGTGGCCTACGGTTTGCCTCAGGACCCACTGCGCCTGGAGCGCTTAAAGCAGTTCAACTGGCGTGGTTTGCTATTGGGCTTTCCGGCGATTTGCATGCTGGTGATCGGCATCTTGCAGGGCAATCGGCTGGACTGGTTCGAATCGAGCCTCATCTGCTTTTTGCTCGGCGGCGGGTTGCTGTTGCTGGTGCTGTTCCTGATCAACGAATGGTCGCAGCCGATTCCGTTTTTCAAGTTGCAGATGCTCGGCATCCGCAACCTGTCGTTTGCTTTGATGACCCTCGCCGGGGTGTTGGTGGTGCTGTTGGCGGTGGTGATCATTCCCTCCAGTTACCTGGCGCAGGTCCAGGGTTATCGGCCGATTCAGACCGCGCCGATCATGCTGCTGGCAGCGCTGCCGCAATTGATCGCGCTGCCGTTGGTGGCGGCGCTGTGCAACCTGCGCTGGGTCGATTGCCGTTGGGTGCTGGGGATTGGCCTGAGCATGCTGGCGTTGTCCTGCCTCGGTGGTTCGCAACTGACCTCGGCGTGGATTCGCGACGATTTCTACCTCCTGCAACTGCTGCAAATCTTCGGTCAGCCCATGGCGGTGTTGCCGCTGCTGATGCTTTCCACCGGCAGCATCACGCCGATGGAAGGGCCGTTCGCCTCGGCCTGGTTCAACACCGTCAAAGGCCTGGCCGCGGTGATCGCCACCGGCGTACTCGATGCGCTGACCACCTCAAGGCAGCATTTCCACTCGACCATGTTGGTCGACAGCCTCGGTAACTCGCCCCTGGCCGACAGCGACAGTGCCGGCCTTGCCCATCGGCTGCATGAGCAGGCCGTGGTGCTGACGTCTTCCGATCTTTATCTGTGCATGGCCGGCGTCGCGGTGGCGCTGATCCTGCTGATTTTCTGGCTGCCGACACGGATCTATCCGCCGCGCGCGCCGACTTGA
- a CDS encoding NYN domain-containing protein produces MRTAFFVDGYNVFYGLLADTPYKWLNLPQLLAHIAHIENPQSSVASIDYFTSSVKPELATRGVEAKEAQDTYVRTLRAHNVVVHYGRHQLEPARAPRFINKKLRASRQDTIPIWKLEEKETDVHIAISMYRTAARQANVTATESIQQLVLVSGDTDMAPALRAIREDFPQITLGIVLPYRTGLKRTPPGSLKEHAHWMRRVISAEELQSHQFPDRVPTRKTPAIKPDYW; encoded by the coding sequence GTGCGCACTGCGTTCTTTGTTGATGGCTACAACGTGTTCTACGGGTTGCTGGCTGACACACCTTATAAATGGCTAAATCTGCCGCAGTTGTTGGCGCATATCGCTCACATTGAAAACCCTCAAAGCTCTGTCGCCTCAATCGACTACTTCACCTCGTCGGTTAAACCCGAACTGGCTACGCGCGGCGTCGAGGCCAAGGAAGCTCAAGATACTTACGTCCGTACCCTGAGGGCTCACAATGTTGTCGTTCACTATGGTCGCCACCAACTCGAACCTGCACGCGCACCACGCTTCATCAACAAGAAACTCCGTGCCTCGCGTCAAGATACGATCCCTATCTGGAAACTCGAAGAAAAGGAAACGGACGTCCATATCGCGATAAGCATGTATCGCACGGCGGCCAGACAAGCCAATGTCACGGCGACGGAAAGCATCCAGCAACTTGTTCTGGTATCAGGGGATACGGATATGGCCCCCGCACTCAGGGCGATCCGAGAAGACTTTCCCCAAATAACCCTAGGCATCGTTCTTCCATACAGGACGGGGCTCAAACGAACTCCGCCCGGTTCGTTGAAAGAGCACGCTCACTGGATGCGACGAGTCATCAGCGCAGAAGAGCTGCAATCACACCAATTTCCAGACCGCGTTCCGACCCGTAAAACACCCGCCATCAAACCGGATTATTGGTAA
- a CDS encoding glycosyltransferase family 39 protein, translating into MEARRETPVGDTQDPHAAPGAWMGAQRWVRWAREYWLLPIMVLAALVRFYDLTAAAIWGDEGSSLLLSQHSLSEIWAHAAHDVHPPLYFMLLHGWIDWFGDGIFSIRALSALPGIITVGLGVWLVDLLATRRAALLAGILLALLPTAVRYSQEVRMYSWLGLLLIGATIALVYWVRQPRRNGYLVVYALLMAAAFYTHYFTALCVISHWLWLAVVRVQPGYRLRHIQRPAWWLANLGIVLLYLPWVPNLIDLIQHMDALKANGDVGWEDPVTLSSLPSMIWSLLTQDDGGTLPRWLFITLPVALLAIIGVALARDRSVFRGSILLALFGALPILLVFAVSFISPVFIERYLTAYALGLPMLVALAVDRLYARFRVLALAILVLFIGVELVGVKNNATAIPGEQFSVMVDYVNQHFVPGDQIVTGDMLWYLVYVYYNRTDAKPLLYTPPQADGSSSRPNTYGFGTLMTSDVYVDSLGDLLKSGGRVWLIGLAQMPDEFPALPAGWQNLGEKRVGDVRARLFVRP; encoded by the coding sequence ATGGAGGCGCGTAGAGAAACGCCGGTTGGCGACACGCAAGATCCCCACGCAGCGCCAGGCGCCTGGATGGGCGCGCAACGATGGGTTCGTTGGGCCAGAGAATATTGGTTGCTGCCGATCATGGTATTGGCGGCGCTGGTGCGTTTCTACGACCTGACGGCCGCCGCGATCTGGGGAGACGAAGGCTCCAGCCTGTTGCTGAGCCAGCACTCGTTGAGCGAAATCTGGGCGCATGCCGCCCACGATGTACACCCACCGCTGTACTTCATGCTGCTGCATGGCTGGATCGACTGGTTTGGCGACGGTATTTTTTCGATCCGCGCCCTGAGTGCATTGCCGGGGATCATCACGGTCGGCCTGGGCGTGTGGCTGGTGGATCTGCTCGCCACCCGGCGCGCCGCGTTGCTGGCCGGGATCCTGCTGGCGCTGTTGCCCACCGCGGTGCGTTACAGCCAGGAAGTGCGCATGTACTCCTGGCTCGGCCTTTTACTGATAGGCGCCACGATTGCGCTGGTGTACTGGGTCCGGCAACCCCGGCGTAATGGCTATCTCGTGGTGTACGCGCTGCTGATGGCGGCGGCGTTCTATACCCACTATTTCACTGCACTGTGCGTGATCAGTCACTGGTTGTGGCTGGCCGTGGTGCGGGTGCAGCCCGGTTATCGCCTGCGGCATATCCAGCGTCCGGCCTGGTGGCTGGCGAACCTGGGGATTGTGTTGCTGTACTTGCCTTGGGTGCCCAACCTGATCGATCTGATTCAGCACATGGATGCGCTCAAGGCCAATGGCGATGTCGGCTGGGAAGATCCGGTCACGTTGAGTTCGTTACCGTCGATGATCTGGTCGCTGCTGACCCAGGACGACGGCGGAACGTTGCCGCGCTGGCTGTTCATCACATTGCCGGTGGCGTTGCTGGCGATAATCGGCGTGGCGCTGGCGCGGGATCGCAGCGTATTTCGCGGCAGTATCCTGCTGGCGCTTTTCGGCGCGCTGCCGATCCTGCTGGTGTTCGCGGTGTCGTTCATCTCGCCGGTGTTCATTGAACGTTATTTGACCGCCTACGCACTGGGCTTGCCGATGCTGGTGGCACTGGCGGTTGATCGTCTGTACGCACGGTTTCGAGTGCTGGCGCTGGCCATTCTGGTGCTGTTCATCGGGGTTGAACTGGTGGGGGTTAAGAACAACGCCACGGCCATTCCCGGCGAACAGTTCAGCGTCATGGTCGACTACGTCAATCAGCATTTCGTCCCCGGTGACCAAATTGTCACTGGCGACATGCTCTGGTATCTCGTTTACGTCTACTACAACCGCACCGACGCCAAGCCGTTGCTGTACACGCCGCCCCAGGCCGATGGATCATCGAGCCGGCCAAATACCTATGGCTTCGGTACGTTGATGACCAGTGACGTCTATGTCGACAGTCTGGGTGATTTGCTTAAAAGCGGTGGGCGCGTCTGGCTGATCGGCTTGGCGCAGATGCCGGACGAGTTCCCCGCATTGCCCGCCGGCTGGCAAAACCTGGGCGAGAAGCGTGTGGGAGATGTCCGGGCGAGGTTGTTTGTGCGGCCGTGA
- a CDS encoding HlyD family secretion protein, with translation MTTYPKQKVAVGVAAAIAVGVLIYLVAPGLFGKRTQQSTNDAFVSADFTLVVPRVAGFIKEVLVEDNQQVKAGQLLALIDDRDLRAAAQAADAETLVARAQLQNARATLERQASVIAQAQATVVSAKAEMAFAEHELNRYNHLAGVGAGTVQNAQQARTHIDQATARLANATAVLAAERKQVEILTAQRDAAEGGLKRSQAALEMASYELSYTRIVAPQDGMVGERAVRVGAYVTPGSKILAVVPLAQAYVVANFQETQLTDVQQGQDVRIRVDSLGGEALSGRVESIAPATGVTFASIKPDNATGNFTKVVQRIPVKVVLEPGQPLAGRLRVGMSVEAQIDTASVDKHEVVQR, from the coding sequence ATGACGACTTATCCAAAGCAAAAAGTGGCTGTCGGCGTTGCCGCAGCGATCGCGGTCGGCGTGCTGATTTACCTGGTCGCGCCAGGACTGTTCGGCAAGCGCACGCAACAGAGCACCAACGACGCCTTTGTCTCTGCGGACTTCACCCTGGTGGTGCCGCGGGTCGCCGGGTTTATCAAAGAGGTGTTGGTCGAGGACAACCAGCAGGTCAAGGCGGGGCAGTTACTGGCGTTGATCGATGACCGGGATTTGCGCGCCGCCGCCCAGGCCGCCGACGCCGAAACCCTGGTGGCCAGGGCGCAACTGCAAAACGCTCGGGCGACCCTTGAGCGTCAGGCATCGGTGATCGCTCAGGCTCAGGCGACGGTGGTGTCGGCCAAGGCCGAAATGGCCTTCGCCGAGCATGAACTGAACCGCTACAACCACCTCGCGGGCGTGGGCGCCGGTACGGTGCAGAACGCGCAACAGGCGCGGACCCATATCGATCAGGCCACCGCGCGGCTGGCCAACGCCACGGCGGTGCTGGCGGCAGAACGCAAGCAGGTGGAGATCCTCACCGCCCAGCGTGACGCGGCCGAAGGTGGGCTGAAGCGGTCACAAGCGGCGCTGGAAATGGCCAGCTACGAGCTGTCTTACACCCGCATCGTTGCGCCGCAGGACGGCATGGTCGGTGAGCGTGCGGTGCGGGTCGGCGCGTATGTGACGCCGGGCAGCAAGATTCTGGCGGTGGTGCCGCTGGCTCAGGCTTATGTGGTCGCCAATTTCCAGGAGACTCAACTGACGGATGTGCAGCAGGGGCAGGACGTGCGGATTCGTGTCGACAGCCTCGGTGGCGAAGCGTTGAGCGGTCGTGTCGAAAGTATCGCGCCGGCCACCGGGGTGACGTTTGCTTCGATCAAACCAGATAACGCGACTGGCAACTTCACCAAAGTGGTGCAGCGGATTCCGGTGAAAGTCGTTCTTGAACCGGGCCAGCCGTTGGCTGGGCGGTTGCGGGTGGGGATGTCGGTGGAGGCGCAGATTGATACGGCCAGCGTTGATAAGCATGAGGTCGTTCAACGATGA
- a CDS encoding biotin/lipoyl-binding protein produces MVLPSLRADLQLSTAAPALDGSPRWTLADPVRGRYFKLGATAMRLLRHWSLGDPEQVLRAANREPGLPLDGAELEQLLGFLRSHDLISALDPQQRASYSLKAAAQRRSLWQILLHQYLFFRIPLWRPDAFLNRAWPWLERFGPRALRYGLPATLGLGVFLVSRDWQRFVATFPHLFSLGGALSFGVALFFAKLCHEFGHAFMAKRAGCRVQSMGVAFMVMLPMFYTDVSDAWRVNDRRARLLIGAGGVMAELLLACIALLAWSLLPDGPARTAAFMLASATWITTLVINLNPFMRFDGYFLLSDFLEVDNLQGRAFALCRWRLREFLFGYGEAAPEPWSPKMQRRLLMWGYGSWLWRAVLFFGIALAVYHLFFKVLGIFLMLVELVWFIFLPIMSEWRQWWTRREQAHGPRVLLSGLALLGVLLVLVLPWRSAVELPTMLEAGRASALHAPVASRVKRVNVHDGQVVAEGDVLVELESPDLDSRQAIVRQEIQIQQLQMRRQAGRSETAADANIVEQRLAEAVAEYRGLAAQRERLLLRAPHAGTVRDLLPQLVPGRWLATKDPLARVVEDGARLRGYLAEADLWRVTPGAHGRFIADDPMHPAVAVQLTDIDANGVSYVDQEALTSDHHGPIAVRRDQSQRAEPVQAQYGARLSLLDNAPTPIQPLRGIVVLQGSGESLLGTAWRRMAALGVRESGF; encoded by the coding sequence ATGGTTTTGCCGAGCTTGCGGGCCGACCTGCAATTGTCGACCGCGGCCCCAGCCCTCGACGGCTCGCCGCGCTGGACCCTGGCCGACCCGGTGCGCGGGCGCTATTTCAAACTCGGCGCGACGGCGATGCGCTTGCTACGACATTGGTCCCTTGGCGATCCCGAGCAGGTGCTGCGCGCCGCCAACCGTGAGCCGGGTTTGCCGCTGGACGGCGCCGAGCTTGAGCAGTTGCTGGGTTTTTTGCGCAGTCACGACTTGATCTCCGCACTCGATCCGCAACAACGCGCCAGCTACAGCCTGAAGGCCGCCGCTCAGCGTCGCAGCCTGTGGCAAATCCTGCTGCATCAATACCTGTTTTTCCGTATTCCACTATGGCGCCCCGACGCGTTTCTCAATCGCGCCTGGCCTTGGCTGGAGCGTTTTGGGCCGCGGGCGTTGCGCTATGGATTACCGGCCACCTTGGGGCTGGGGGTGTTTCTGGTGTCGAGGGACTGGCAGCGCTTTGTGGCGACGTTCCCGCATTTGTTCAGCCTCGGTGGTGCCTTGTCCTTCGGCGTGGCGCTGTTCTTCGCCAAGCTGTGTCACGAGTTCGGCCACGCGTTCATGGCCAAGCGCGCCGGTTGCCGGGTGCAGAGCATGGGCGTGGCGTTCATGGTGATGCTGCCGATGTTTTATACCGACGTCAGCGACGCCTGGCGGGTCAACGATCGGCGCGCGCGGCTGCTGATTGGTGCTGGCGGTGTTATGGCGGAACTGTTGCTGGCCTGCATCGCGTTGCTGGCCTGGTCGCTGCTGCCCGACGGCCCCGCTCGTACGGCGGCGTTCATGCTTGCCAGTGCCACGTGGATCACTACGCTGGTGATCAACCTCAACCCGTTCATGCGCTTCGATGGTTACTTTTTGCTCAGCGATTTTCTTGAAGTGGACAACCTCCAGGGCCGGGCCTTTGCCCTGTGTCGCTGGCGTCTGCGTGAGTTTCTGTTCGGCTATGGCGAAGCGGCGCCGGAGCCGTGGTCGCCGAAGATGCAGCGGCGTTTGTTGATGTGGGGGTATGGCTCATGGTTGTGGCGTGCAGTGTTGTTTTTCGGGATCGCGTTGGCGGTCTACCACCTGTTCTTCAAGGTATTGGGGATTTTCCTGATGCTGGTGGAGTTGGTGTGGTTCATTTTTCTGCCGATCATGAGTGAGTGGCGCCAGTGGTGGACCCGCCGGGAACAGGCCCACGGACCGCGGGTGTTGCTCAGTGGCCTGGCGTTGCTCGGCGTGCTGTTGGTGCTGGTGTTGCCCTGGCGCAGCGCGGTGGAGTTGCCGACGATGCTCGAGGCCGGACGCGCCAGTGCCTTGCATGCGCCGGTGGCGTCGCGGGTCAAACGCGTGAATGTGCATGACGGTCAGGTAGTCGCCGAGGGTGATGTGCTGGTCGAGCTGGAATCGCCGGATCTAGACTCGCGCCAGGCTATTGTCCGTCAGGAAATTCAGATCCAGCAGTTGCAGATGCGCCGTCAGGCCGGTCGCAGCGAAACGGCAGCGGATGCCAATATCGTCGAACAGCGCCTGGCCGAAGCGGTGGCCGAATACCGTGGGCTGGCCGCTCAGCGCGAGCGCCTGTTGCTGCGTGCACCCCACGCCGGCACGGTGCGCGATTTACTGCCGCAGCTGGTGCCCGGTCGTTGGCTGGCCACCAAAGACCCATTGGCGCGGGTGGTCGAAGACGGCGCGCGGTTGCGCGGTTATCTGGCCGAGGCGGACCTCTGGCGTGTGACGCCGGGGGCGCACGGGCGCTTTATCGCCGACGACCCGATGCACCCGGCGGTCGCCGTGCAACTGACGGACATCGACGCCAATGGCGTCTCTTATGTTGATCAGGAAGCACTGACGTCCGACCATCACGGGCCGATTGCCGTACGCCGTGATCAGTCGCAACGGGCTGAGCCGGTGCAAGCGCAATACGGCGCGCGGCTTAGCCTGCTCGACAACGCGCCGACGCCGATACAACCCTTGCGCGGAATCGTGGTGTTGCAGGGCAGCGGTGAGTCGTTACTGGGAACGGCCTGGCGGCGCATGGCGGCGCTGGGTGTGAGGGAAAGTGGTTTCTAA